A stretch of Hippoglossus hippoglossus isolate fHipHip1 chromosome 20, fHipHip1.pri, whole genome shotgun sequence DNA encodes these proteins:
- the riok3 gene encoding serine/threonine-protein kinase RIO3 produces MDRTGVEAETRKSPWGSVTPAAPACSLADVMSEQLAKQLHEEDNTFPDLTQPGADLLSSDEASETTSDRMLAKMLQMQFDRECDDQLRREEKKFNGDSKVSISFENYRMVHQHEDSGSSEDEVDWQDTRDDPYRADKPQTTPRKGFTGKGKNITTKHDEVTCGRKNAARMDNFAPEIHVGDGLGMDLKLPNQVFNALKQHCYSEQRRSARLHEKKEHSTSEQAVDPRTRLLMYKMVNTGLLENINGCISTGKESVVFHANGGSLEEEPVPDEVVLKVFKTTLNEFRNRDRYIKDDYRFIDRFSKLNPRKIIRLWAEKEMHNLVRMKKAEIPCPEVVLLKKHILVMSFIGKDHIPAPKLKDAILGSEDMKNAYYQVLHMMQQLFQECNLVHADLSEYNMLWHEGKVWLIDVSQSVEPTHPHGLEFLFRDCRNVSTFFQKRGVSEAMSVYELFNIVTGLNIAVGAEDDAEFLAEIEALQKRNEDHVQRRGKKSFPIASEDVSPPSSPGAAD; encoded by the exons ATGGATCGAACAGGAGTGGAAGCAGAAACACGGAAG agcccGTGGGGTTCGGTGACCCCGGCAGCTCCGGCCTGTTCTCTGGCTGACGTGATGAGCGAGCAGCTGGCCAAGCAGCTGCATGAGGAGGACAACACCTTCCCGGACCTCACCCA GCCGGGAGCAGATCTGCTGTCGTCGGATGAGGCTTCTGAAACGACCAGTGACCGGATGCTCGCCAAGATGTTGCAGATGCAGTTCGACCGTGAGTGTGATGATCAGCTGCGCCGCGAGGAGAAGAAGTTCAATGGAGACAGCAAAG TGTCCATCTCCTTTGAGAACTACCGCATGGTTCATCAACATGAAGACAGCGGCAGCTCAGAGGACGAGGTGGACTGGCAGGACACGAGAGACGACCCCTACAGAGCAG ataaGCCTCAGACGACGCCCCGTAAAGGGTTCACTGGAAAAGGAAAGAACATCACGACCAAACACGACGAGGTGACCTGTGGTCGTAAGAACGCTGCACGCATGGACAAC tTTGCTCCGGAGATCCACGTGGGCGACGGCCTGGGGATGGACCTGAAGTTGCCCAATCAGGTGTTCAACGCTCTGAAGCAGCACTGCTACAGCGAGCAGAGACGCAGCGCCCGGCTGCACGAGAAGAAGGAGCACTCCACCTCC GAACAAGCTGTGGACCCTCGCACTCGTCTGCTCATGTACAAGATGGTGAACACTGGCCTGCTGGAAAACATCAACGGCTGCATCAGCACGGGTAAAGAGTCCGTCGTCTTCCACGCTAACGGAGGGAG CCTGGAGGAGGAGCCGGTGCCGGACGAAGTGGTGCTGAAGGTGTTTAAAACGACGCTCAATGAATTCAGGAACAGAGACCGCTACATCAAAGACGACTATCGCTTCATCGATCGCTTCAGCAAACTGAACCCTCGCAAAATCATCAGGCTGTGGGCCGAGAAGGAGATGCACAACCTGGTCAG gatgaagaaggcGGAGATTCCCTGTCCGGAGGTGGTGCTGCTGAAGAAACACATCCTGGTGATGTCGTTCATCGGTAAAGACCACATTCCTGCTCCCAAACTCAAAGACGCCATATTGGGTTCAGAGGACATGAAGAACGCCTACTACCAGGTTCTACAC ATGATGCAGCAGTTGTTTCAGGAGTGTAATCTGGTTCATGCGGATCTCAGTGAATACAACATGTTGTGGCACGAGGGGAAG GTGTGGTTGATCGACGTCAGTCAGTCCGTGGAACCCACTCATCCTCACGGCCTGGAGTTCCTCTTCAGAGACTGCAGGAACGTCTCCACG TTTTTCCAGaagagaggagtgagtgaggCGATGAGTGTTTACGAGCTTTTCAACATCGTCACCGGACTGAACATCGCGGTCGGTGCTGAAGACGACGCTGAATTCCTTGCAGag ATCGAGGCGTTGCAGAAGAGGAACGAGGATCACGTGCAGAGACGAGGGAAGAAGAGTTTCCCCATCGCCTCTGAAGACGTCAGCCCGCCTTCATCCCCCGGTGCAGCTGACTAA
- the LOC117753762 gene encoding clavesin-1-like: MTHLHAGLSSETTEKARLELNENPDTLHQDIQQVRDMIVTRPDIGFLRTDDDFILRFLRARKFDQMETFRLLAQYFQFRQQNLDMFQSFKVDDSGIKRALMDGFPGVLETPDQHGRKILILFASNWDQSRNSFIDILRAILLSLEVLIENPELQINGFVLIIDWSNFSFKQASKLTPNILKLAIEGLQDSFPARFGGIHFVNQPWYIHAMYTIIKPFLKDKTRKRIFLHGNNLNSLHQLIQPECLPSEFGGSMPPYDMGIWARTLLGPDYNDETEYTLTYDALHVRENCGGGGGGGDKEMMKRSQSAVEPGTLRQNDRETNTPLLALD; this comes from the exons atgACACACCTCCACGCCGGCCTGAGCTCGGAGACGACGGAGAAAGCTCGTTTAGAGCTGAATGAAAACCCCGACACTCTGCACCAGGACATCCAGCAG GTGCGGGACATGATCGTGACGCGGCCGGACATCGGTTTCCTGCGGACGGACGACGACTTCATCCTCCGCTTCCTGAGGGCTCGAAAGTTCGACCAGATGGAGACGTTCCGACTGTTGGCTCAGTACTTTCAGTTCAGACAGCAGAACCTCGACATGTTCCAGAGCTTCAAG gtggaTGACTCTGGTATTAAGCGAGCGTTGATGGACGGTTTCCCCGGCGTGTTGGAGACTCCAGACCAACATGGTCGAAAAATCCTGATCCTGTTCGCCTCCAACTGGGACCAGAGCag GAACTCGTTCATCGACATCCTGCGGGCGATTCTTCTCTCGCTGGAGGTTCTGATTGAAAACCCCGAGCTCCAGATCAACGGCTTCGTCCTCATCATCGACTGGAGCAACTTCTCCTTCAAACAGGCGTCCAAGCTCACGCCCAACATCCTCAAACTCGCCATCGAAGGTCTGCAG gACAGTTTTCCTGCTCGTTTTGGAGGAATCCACTTTGTGAATCAGCCGTGGTACATCCACGCCATGTACACCATCATCAAACCCTTCCTCAAAGACAAGACCAGGAAACGG atcTTCCTCCACGGTAACAACCTGAACTCTCTGCACCAGCTCATCCAGCCCGAGTGTTTGCCGTCAGAGTTCGGTGGGTCGATGCCGCCGTACGACATGGGCATCTGGGCCCGAACGCTGCTGGGGCCAGACTACAACGACGAGACGGAGTACACGCTGACGTACGACGCTCTGCACGTCAGGGAgaactgtggaggaggaggaggaggaggagacaaggagatgatgaagag GTCTCAGTCGGCGGTCGAACCAGGAACCCTCCGACAGAACGACAGAGAGACCAACACACCTCTTCTGGCCCtggactga